One segment of Acropora muricata isolate sample 2 chromosome 8, ASM3666990v1, whole genome shotgun sequence DNA contains the following:
- the LOC136925983 gene encoding rootletin-like isoform X1, with product MLKADALLSSPGATKNGHFTPGAFSSDQEMSPFQQENERTKEYSRRLSEGGMSIPMQYQNGDAAKDQLSGTKTRDNVEREIKSLKMQLSMAEETRDNARRELMDAHRKLRESEEAAEIQRKENLALRRQIKDEEIEKSAIQKSCDELREKVKETEIERADTKRRLEELENKFRVSEDSRASVASEANDLRSRVNEYEAERVEIRRELREALRQVKILGSECLQEKRNVADLQERLSREENLRGEARHEAYALKQSILQVDSEKEEAKQTVARLQRRIKEVEDTFASRETDYEAQIEEYRQFELKARNSMREKDNLLEQTTYDRENYKAQLSGNDGRISALESQISRIEAAKNDCEFKLSSLYSVLRRSLGLRSQSQSSTSSDEYSPKRYKSSYRERARSDSEDSDDIDPDAVKASLSQLLKNLKETERKKEESLTKVQNLQRSVKQLEDEKTDLDGKLRNMHEEMNQLRDQKGLIEERLNRTETALTLQEEAIQKVERERHALTEKLQMVEGTLNFSESDRKQQDEKIKELQETGKRQKDEKQALRIQLETLSAEMTKNELRLKAMDGELKRQKRVLGEKETENNNLREKITGLSRTNNELETNVLNLTMAVQKLNGAVGKGEAEESRLKEKVQALSTSLSESNSSSQNLQEHIYQLQRALESTEGEKRLLQERLSSLQDTVKDCKNENKVLNEKVKFLEKTREEADIRITDFENQVKHVKSLLIQRQKQEDTLLEKIHGLEEETNALTFENNSLYKMNSSFEAEKKNLEKSNLRIGKDVQALKKTLDRLQRERIAFEESFFESNQEKEVLNRTLNEAAKENTELKEKVNSLEKALEAADVKHTESLIEIADKQQQDLEKEAKRSHLALEKAQKITEKRERAYKAKVEALETQVAELKNELENEREEKMIQSNKAAIKSDEIREVRQSLGKSLLAVEEDANNLRSMLGKSLRKIDRYTDAIRRNGASLSADTDGSTVDAKIDNTSDDARYVRSSKRRTRSAAHVNVKERDKFLDAPSPARTAPSQIIVNNSDFHRDDSEHISPLRRYRRERQSVNYIKNTTQ from the exons ATGTTGAAAGCGGATGCCCTGCTCAGTTCACCCGGAGCGACcaaaaatggtcatttcactcCAGGCGCATTTTCGTCGGATCAAGAAATGTCACCATTCCAACAAGAAAATGAGAGGACGAAG GAGTACTCAAGACGACTAAGCGAGGGGGGAATGAG TATACCAATGCAATACCAAAACGGAGATGCCGCCAAGGATCAGCTTTCGGGAACGAAAACTCGTGACAACGTGGAGCGGGAAATCAAGTCCCTTAAAATGCAGCTAAGCATGGCGGAAGAGACGCGTGACAACGCCCGAAGGGAACTCATGGACGCGCATAGAAAACTGCGTGAAAGCGAGGAGGCGGCGGAAATTCAACGTAAGGAAAATCTAGCCCTCAGAAGGCAGATCAAGGATGAGGAGATTGAAAAGAGCGCCATCCAGAAATCATGCGATGAGCTGCGCGAGAAGGTTAAGGAAACCGAAATTGAACGAGCTGACACAAAACGAAGGCTCGAGGAACTAGAGAACAAGTTCCGTGTCAGCGAAGACAGCCGAGCAAGCGTCGCAAGCGAGGCGAACGATCTTCGGAGCAGAGTAAACGAGTACGAAGCAGAGCGCGTGGAGATTAGGAGGGAACTTCGAGAGGCACTCCGGCAGGTAAAGATCTTAGGAAGCGAATGCTTGCAGGAAAAGCGAAATGTGGCCGATCTTCAGGAGAGATTATCACGCGAAGAGAATTTGAGGGGGGAAGCGCGACATGAGGCATATGCTTTGAAACAAAGCATTTTGCAGGTTGACAGCGAGAaggaagaagcaaaacaaactGTGGCGAGACTGCAAAGAAG AATCAAAGAAGTTGAAGATACGTTTGCTAGTCGTGAGACTGACTATGAGGCTCAGATAGAAGAATACAGACAATTCGAACTGAAAGCGAGAAACAGCATGAGAGAAAAAGATAATCTTCTAGAACAGACTACATATGATCGAGAAAATTACAAAGCTCAACTTTCTGGGAATGATGGTAGAATCAGTGCACTGGAGTCACAAATATCGCGAATTGAAGCCGCAAAGAATGATTGTGAATTTAAACTCTCCAGTCTCTACTCCGTGCTACGAAGATCTCTCGGTTTGCGATCGCAATCTCAATCTTCGACGTCGTCAGACGAATATAGCCCAAAGAGATATAAAAGTTCCTACCGAGAGCGTGCGAGGTCAGATTCAG AAGACTCTGACGATATAGATCCAGACGCTGTAAAAGCTTCATTGTCGCAGCTGCTGAAGAACTTAAAAGAAACCGAGAGGAAAAAAGAGGAAAGCTTGACAAAAGTGCAAAACTTGCAGCGCTCTGTGAAACAATTGGAAGACGAAAAGACTGATCTGGATGGGAAGCTTCGAAACATGCACGAGGAAATGAATCAGTTAAGAGATCAGAAAGGACTAATAGAGGAAAGACTGAACAGAACAGAGACCGCGCTGACTTTACAG GAAGAGGCAATCCAAAAAGTTGAGCGGGAGAGACATGCCCTCACTGAAAAGTTGCAAATGGTAGAAGGAACATTGAATTTTTCTGAGAGCGATCGAAAGCAGCAAGATGAAAAGATAAAAGAACTCCAAGAGACAGGAAAGAGACAGAAAGATGAGAAACAGGCATTACGAATCCAGCTTGAGACTTTATCGGCGGAAATGACGAAGAATGAACTACGATTAAAAGCAATGGATGGAGAGTTAAAAAGACAGAAACGAGTGCTAGGGGAAAAGGAAACGGAAAACAACAATCTACGAGAAAAAATTACAGGGTTATCGAGGACAAATAACGAATTAGAAACCAATGTTTTGAATCTAACAATGGCTGTGCAAAAGCTGAACGGTGCAGTTGGGAAGGGCGAAGCTGAGGAATCaagattgaaagaaaaagttCAAGCACTTTCGACCTCTCTTAGCGAAAGCAATAGCAGCTCACAGAATTTACAGGAACATATATACCAGCTTCAACGAGCATTGGAGAGTACCGAGGGAGAAAAGCGCTTGCTACAAGAAAGGCTGTCATCTCTTCAAGACACGGTCAAGGATtgcaaaaacgaaaacaaagtgTTGAATGAAAAAGTGAAGTTTCTGGAAAAGACGCGCGAGGAGGCGGACATTCGGATAACTGATTTCGAAAATCAAGTAAAGCATGTGAAATCCCTTTTAATTCAGCGACAAAAACAAGAAGacacactcctggaaaaaataCATGGCTTAGAGGAAGAGACTAATGCTCTTACGTTTGAGAACAATTCTTTGTACAAAATGAACTCATCGTTTGAAGCGGAAAAGAAAAACTTAGAAAAAAGTAATTTGCGAATTGGAAAAGATGTGCAAGCGCTTAAAAAGACCCTTGATAGACTCCAAAGGGAACGAATAGCGTTTGAAGAGTCATTCTTTGAGTCTAATCAAGAGAAAGAAGTTTTGAACAGAACTCTCAATGAAGCCGCAAAGGAAAATACTGAGTTAAAAGAGAAAGTGAATTCTTTAGAAAAAGCGCTTGAGGCAGCGGATGTCAAACATACTGAAAG CCTGATTGAGATTGCAGATAAACAACAACAGGACTTAGAGAAGGAAGCCAAACGATCCCATCTTGCATTGGAAAAAGCACAGAAAATAACAGAGAAGCGAGAAAGGGCCTACAAAGCAAAAGTCGAAGCTTTAGAGACACAG GTAGCAGAACTAAAAAACGAATTGGAAAACGAGCGCGAAGAAAAGATGATACAAAGCAACAAGGCTGCCATAAAGAGTGACGAAATTAGAGAGGTTCGGCAGTCGCTTGGTAAGTCACTGCTAGCTGTAGAAGAGGATGCCAACAATCTGCGAAGTATGCTTGGGAAATCGCTTCGGAAGATCGATCGATACACCGACGCTATTCGAAGAAATGGAGCATCACTCTCAGCTGACACAGACGGATCAACAGTGGATGCAAAAATCGATAACACGTCGGATGATGCGAGGTATGTTCGCTCATCAAAACGACGTACACGGTCTGCGGCTCACGTGAACGTAAAGGAGCGTGATAAATTTCTTGATGCGCCCTCTCCCGCTCGAACAGCACCATCGCAGATCATAGTGAATAATTCGGATTTCCATCGGGATGATTCGGAGCACATTTCTCCCCTAAGAAGGTACCGAAGGGAGAGGCAATCTGTAAATTATATCAAAAACACTACACAATAA
- the LOC136925983 gene encoding rootletin-like isoform X3, with protein MSIPMQYQNGDAAKDQLSGTKTRDNVEREIKSLKMQLSMAEETRDNARRELMDAHRKLRESEEAAEIQRKENLALRRQIKDEEIEKSAIQKSCDELREKVKETEIERADTKRRLEELENKFRVSEDSRASVASEANDLRSRVNEYEAERVEIRRELREALRQVKILGSECLQEKRNVADLQERLSREENLRGEARHEAYALKQSILQVDSEKEEAKQTVARLQRRIKEVEDTFASRETDYEAQIEEYRQFELKARNSMREKDNLLEQTTYDRENYKAQLSGNDGRISALESQISRIEAAKNDCEFKLSSLYSVLRRSLGLRSQSQSSTSSDEYSPKRYKSSYRERARSDSEDSDDIDPDAVKASLSQLLKNLKETERKKEESLTKVQNLQRSVKQLEDEKTDLDGKLRNMHEEMNQLRDQKGLIEERLNRTETALTLQEEAIQKVERERHALTEKLQMVEGTLNFSESDRKQQDEKIKELQETGKRQKDEKQALRIQLETLSAEMTKNELRLKAMDGELKRQKRVLGEKETENNNLREKITGLSRTNNELETNVLNLTMAVQKLNGAVGKGEAEESRLKEKVQALSTSLSESNSSSQNLQEHIYQLQRALESTEGEKRLLQERLSSLQDTVKDCKNENKVLNEKVKFLEKTREEADIRITDFENQVKHVKSLLIQRQKQEDTLLEKIHGLEEETNALTFENNSLYKMNSSFEAEKKNLEKSNLRIGKDVQALKKTLDRLQRERIAFEESFFESNQEKEVLNRTLNEAAKENTELKEKVNSLEKALEAADVKHTESLIEIADKQQQDLEKEAKRSHLALEKAQKITEKRERAYKAKVEALETQVAELKNELENEREEKMIQSNKAAIKSDEIREVRQSLGKSLLAVEEDANNLRSMLGKSLRKIDRYTDAIRRNGASLSADTDGSTVDAKIDNTSDDARYVRSSKRRTRSAAHVNVKERDKFLDAPSPARTAPSQIIVNNSDFHRDDSEHISPLRRYRRERQSVNYIKNTTQ; from the exons ATGAG TATACCAATGCAATACCAAAACGGAGATGCCGCCAAGGATCAGCTTTCGGGAACGAAAACTCGTGACAACGTGGAGCGGGAAATCAAGTCCCTTAAAATGCAGCTAAGCATGGCGGAAGAGACGCGTGACAACGCCCGAAGGGAACTCATGGACGCGCATAGAAAACTGCGTGAAAGCGAGGAGGCGGCGGAAATTCAACGTAAGGAAAATCTAGCCCTCAGAAGGCAGATCAAGGATGAGGAGATTGAAAAGAGCGCCATCCAGAAATCATGCGATGAGCTGCGCGAGAAGGTTAAGGAAACCGAAATTGAACGAGCTGACACAAAACGAAGGCTCGAGGAACTAGAGAACAAGTTCCGTGTCAGCGAAGACAGCCGAGCAAGCGTCGCAAGCGAGGCGAACGATCTTCGGAGCAGAGTAAACGAGTACGAAGCAGAGCGCGTGGAGATTAGGAGGGAACTTCGAGAGGCACTCCGGCAGGTAAAGATCTTAGGAAGCGAATGCTTGCAGGAAAAGCGAAATGTGGCCGATCTTCAGGAGAGATTATCACGCGAAGAGAATTTGAGGGGGGAAGCGCGACATGAGGCATATGCTTTGAAACAAAGCATTTTGCAGGTTGACAGCGAGAaggaagaagcaaaacaaactGTGGCGAGACTGCAAAGAAG AATCAAAGAAGTTGAAGATACGTTTGCTAGTCGTGAGACTGACTATGAGGCTCAGATAGAAGAATACAGACAATTCGAACTGAAAGCGAGAAACAGCATGAGAGAAAAAGATAATCTTCTAGAACAGACTACATATGATCGAGAAAATTACAAAGCTCAACTTTCTGGGAATGATGGTAGAATCAGTGCACTGGAGTCACAAATATCGCGAATTGAAGCCGCAAAGAATGATTGTGAATTTAAACTCTCCAGTCTCTACTCCGTGCTACGAAGATCTCTCGGTTTGCGATCGCAATCTCAATCTTCGACGTCGTCAGACGAATATAGCCCAAAGAGATATAAAAGTTCCTACCGAGAGCGTGCGAGGTCAGATTCAG AAGACTCTGACGATATAGATCCAGACGCTGTAAAAGCTTCATTGTCGCAGCTGCTGAAGAACTTAAAAGAAACCGAGAGGAAAAAAGAGGAAAGCTTGACAAAAGTGCAAAACTTGCAGCGCTCTGTGAAACAATTGGAAGACGAAAAGACTGATCTGGATGGGAAGCTTCGAAACATGCACGAGGAAATGAATCAGTTAAGAGATCAGAAAGGACTAATAGAGGAAAGACTGAACAGAACAGAGACCGCGCTGACTTTACAG GAAGAGGCAATCCAAAAAGTTGAGCGGGAGAGACATGCCCTCACTGAAAAGTTGCAAATGGTAGAAGGAACATTGAATTTTTCTGAGAGCGATCGAAAGCAGCAAGATGAAAAGATAAAAGAACTCCAAGAGACAGGAAAGAGACAGAAAGATGAGAAACAGGCATTACGAATCCAGCTTGAGACTTTATCGGCGGAAATGACGAAGAATGAACTACGATTAAAAGCAATGGATGGAGAGTTAAAAAGACAGAAACGAGTGCTAGGGGAAAAGGAAACGGAAAACAACAATCTACGAGAAAAAATTACAGGGTTATCGAGGACAAATAACGAATTAGAAACCAATGTTTTGAATCTAACAATGGCTGTGCAAAAGCTGAACGGTGCAGTTGGGAAGGGCGAAGCTGAGGAATCaagattgaaagaaaaagttCAAGCACTTTCGACCTCTCTTAGCGAAAGCAATAGCAGCTCACAGAATTTACAGGAACATATATACCAGCTTCAACGAGCATTGGAGAGTACCGAGGGAGAAAAGCGCTTGCTACAAGAAAGGCTGTCATCTCTTCAAGACACGGTCAAGGATtgcaaaaacgaaaacaaagtgTTGAATGAAAAAGTGAAGTTTCTGGAAAAGACGCGCGAGGAGGCGGACATTCGGATAACTGATTTCGAAAATCAAGTAAAGCATGTGAAATCCCTTTTAATTCAGCGACAAAAACAAGAAGacacactcctggaaaaaataCATGGCTTAGAGGAAGAGACTAATGCTCTTACGTTTGAGAACAATTCTTTGTACAAAATGAACTCATCGTTTGAAGCGGAAAAGAAAAACTTAGAAAAAAGTAATTTGCGAATTGGAAAAGATGTGCAAGCGCTTAAAAAGACCCTTGATAGACTCCAAAGGGAACGAATAGCGTTTGAAGAGTCATTCTTTGAGTCTAATCAAGAGAAAGAAGTTTTGAACAGAACTCTCAATGAAGCCGCAAAGGAAAATACTGAGTTAAAAGAGAAAGTGAATTCTTTAGAAAAAGCGCTTGAGGCAGCGGATGTCAAACATACTGAAAG CCTGATTGAGATTGCAGATAAACAACAACAGGACTTAGAGAAGGAAGCCAAACGATCCCATCTTGCATTGGAAAAAGCACAGAAAATAACAGAGAAGCGAGAAAGGGCCTACAAAGCAAAAGTCGAAGCTTTAGAGACACAG GTAGCAGAACTAAAAAACGAATTGGAAAACGAGCGCGAAGAAAAGATGATACAAAGCAACAAGGCTGCCATAAAGAGTGACGAAATTAGAGAGGTTCGGCAGTCGCTTGGTAAGTCACTGCTAGCTGTAGAAGAGGATGCCAACAATCTGCGAAGTATGCTTGGGAAATCGCTTCGGAAGATCGATCGATACACCGACGCTATTCGAAGAAATGGAGCATCACTCTCAGCTGACACAGACGGATCAACAGTGGATGCAAAAATCGATAACACGTCGGATGATGCGAGGTATGTTCGCTCATCAAAACGACGTACACGGTCTGCGGCTCACGTGAACGTAAAGGAGCGTGATAAATTTCTTGATGCGCCCTCTCCCGCTCGAACAGCACCATCGCAGATCATAGTGAATAATTCGGATTTCCATCGGGATGATTCGGAGCACATTTCTCCCCTAAGAAGGTACCGAAGGGAGAGGCAATCTGTAAATTATATCAAAAACACTACACAATAA
- the LOC136925983 gene encoding rootletin-like isoform X2, with product MLKADALLSSPGATKNGHFTPGAFSSDQEMSPFQQENERTKEYSRRLSEGGMSIPMQYQNGDAAKDQLSGTKTRDNVEREIKSLKMQLSMAEETRDNARRELMDAHRKLRESEEAAEIQRKENLALRRQIKDEEIEKSAIQKSCDELREKVKETEIERADTKRRLEELENKFRVSEDSRASVASEANDLRSRVNEYEAERVEIRRELREALRQVKILGSECLQEKRNVADLQERLSREENLRGEARHEAYALKQSILQVDSEKEEAKQTVARLQRRIKEVEDTFASRETDYEAQIEEYRQFELKARNSMREKDNLLEQTTYDRENYKAQLSGNDGRISALESQISRIEAAKNDCEFKLSSLYSVLRRSLGLRSQSQSSTSSDEYSPKRYKSSYRERARSDSDSDDIDPDAVKASLSQLLKNLKETERKKEESLTKVQNLQRSVKQLEDEKTDLDGKLRNMHEEMNQLRDQKGLIEERLNRTETALTLQEEAIQKVERERHALTEKLQMVEGTLNFSESDRKQQDEKIKELQETGKRQKDEKQALRIQLETLSAEMTKNELRLKAMDGELKRQKRVLGEKETENNNLREKITGLSRTNNELETNVLNLTMAVQKLNGAVGKGEAEESRLKEKVQALSTSLSESNSSSQNLQEHIYQLQRALESTEGEKRLLQERLSSLQDTVKDCKNENKVLNEKVKFLEKTREEADIRITDFENQVKHVKSLLIQRQKQEDTLLEKIHGLEEETNALTFENNSLYKMNSSFEAEKKNLEKSNLRIGKDVQALKKTLDRLQRERIAFEESFFESNQEKEVLNRTLNEAAKENTELKEKVNSLEKALEAADVKHTESLIEIADKQQQDLEKEAKRSHLALEKAQKITEKRERAYKAKVEALETQVAELKNELENEREEKMIQSNKAAIKSDEIREVRQSLGKSLLAVEEDANNLRSMLGKSLRKIDRYTDAIRRNGASLSADTDGSTVDAKIDNTSDDARYVRSSKRRTRSAAHVNVKERDKFLDAPSPARTAPSQIIVNNSDFHRDDSEHISPLRRYRRERQSVNYIKNTTQ from the exons ATGTTGAAAGCGGATGCCCTGCTCAGTTCACCCGGAGCGACcaaaaatggtcatttcactcCAGGCGCATTTTCGTCGGATCAAGAAATGTCACCATTCCAACAAGAAAATGAGAGGACGAAG GAGTACTCAAGACGACTAAGCGAGGGGGGAATGAG TATACCAATGCAATACCAAAACGGAGATGCCGCCAAGGATCAGCTTTCGGGAACGAAAACTCGTGACAACGTGGAGCGGGAAATCAAGTCCCTTAAAATGCAGCTAAGCATGGCGGAAGAGACGCGTGACAACGCCCGAAGGGAACTCATGGACGCGCATAGAAAACTGCGTGAAAGCGAGGAGGCGGCGGAAATTCAACGTAAGGAAAATCTAGCCCTCAGAAGGCAGATCAAGGATGAGGAGATTGAAAAGAGCGCCATCCAGAAATCATGCGATGAGCTGCGCGAGAAGGTTAAGGAAACCGAAATTGAACGAGCTGACACAAAACGAAGGCTCGAGGAACTAGAGAACAAGTTCCGTGTCAGCGAAGACAGCCGAGCAAGCGTCGCAAGCGAGGCGAACGATCTTCGGAGCAGAGTAAACGAGTACGAAGCAGAGCGCGTGGAGATTAGGAGGGAACTTCGAGAGGCACTCCGGCAGGTAAAGATCTTAGGAAGCGAATGCTTGCAGGAAAAGCGAAATGTGGCCGATCTTCAGGAGAGATTATCACGCGAAGAGAATTTGAGGGGGGAAGCGCGACATGAGGCATATGCTTTGAAACAAAGCATTTTGCAGGTTGACAGCGAGAaggaagaagcaaaacaaactGTGGCGAGACTGCAAAGAAG AATCAAAGAAGTTGAAGATACGTTTGCTAGTCGTGAGACTGACTATGAGGCTCAGATAGAAGAATACAGACAATTCGAACTGAAAGCGAGAAACAGCATGAGAGAAAAAGATAATCTTCTAGAACAGACTACATATGATCGAGAAAATTACAAAGCTCAACTTTCTGGGAATGATGGTAGAATCAGTGCACTGGAGTCACAAATATCGCGAATTGAAGCCGCAAAGAATGATTGTGAATTTAAACTCTCCAGTCTCTACTCCGTGCTACGAAGATCTCTCGGTTTGCGATCGCAATCTCAATCTTCGACGTCGTCAGACGAATATAGCCCAAAGAGATATAAAAGTTCCTACCGAGAGCGTGCGAGGTCAGATTCAG ACTCTGACGATATAGATCCAGACGCTGTAAAAGCTTCATTGTCGCAGCTGCTGAAGAACTTAAAAGAAACCGAGAGGAAAAAAGAGGAAAGCTTGACAAAAGTGCAAAACTTGCAGCGCTCTGTGAAACAATTGGAAGACGAAAAGACTGATCTGGATGGGAAGCTTCGAAACATGCACGAGGAAATGAATCAGTTAAGAGATCAGAAAGGACTAATAGAGGAAAGACTGAACAGAACAGAGACCGCGCTGACTTTACAG GAAGAGGCAATCCAAAAAGTTGAGCGGGAGAGACATGCCCTCACTGAAAAGTTGCAAATGGTAGAAGGAACATTGAATTTTTCTGAGAGCGATCGAAAGCAGCAAGATGAAAAGATAAAAGAACTCCAAGAGACAGGAAAGAGACAGAAAGATGAGAAACAGGCATTACGAATCCAGCTTGAGACTTTATCGGCGGAAATGACGAAGAATGAACTACGATTAAAAGCAATGGATGGAGAGTTAAAAAGACAGAAACGAGTGCTAGGGGAAAAGGAAACGGAAAACAACAATCTACGAGAAAAAATTACAGGGTTATCGAGGACAAATAACGAATTAGAAACCAATGTTTTGAATCTAACAATGGCTGTGCAAAAGCTGAACGGTGCAGTTGGGAAGGGCGAAGCTGAGGAATCaagattgaaagaaaaagttCAAGCACTTTCGACCTCTCTTAGCGAAAGCAATAGCAGCTCACAGAATTTACAGGAACATATATACCAGCTTCAACGAGCATTGGAGAGTACCGAGGGAGAAAAGCGCTTGCTACAAGAAAGGCTGTCATCTCTTCAAGACACGGTCAAGGATtgcaaaaacgaaaacaaagtgTTGAATGAAAAAGTGAAGTTTCTGGAAAAGACGCGCGAGGAGGCGGACATTCGGATAACTGATTTCGAAAATCAAGTAAAGCATGTGAAATCCCTTTTAATTCAGCGACAAAAACAAGAAGacacactcctggaaaaaataCATGGCTTAGAGGAAGAGACTAATGCTCTTACGTTTGAGAACAATTCTTTGTACAAAATGAACTCATCGTTTGAAGCGGAAAAGAAAAACTTAGAAAAAAGTAATTTGCGAATTGGAAAAGATGTGCAAGCGCTTAAAAAGACCCTTGATAGACTCCAAAGGGAACGAATAGCGTTTGAAGAGTCATTCTTTGAGTCTAATCAAGAGAAAGAAGTTTTGAACAGAACTCTCAATGAAGCCGCAAAGGAAAATACTGAGTTAAAAGAGAAAGTGAATTCTTTAGAAAAAGCGCTTGAGGCAGCGGATGTCAAACATACTGAAAG CCTGATTGAGATTGCAGATAAACAACAACAGGACTTAGAGAAGGAAGCCAAACGATCCCATCTTGCATTGGAAAAAGCACAGAAAATAACAGAGAAGCGAGAAAGGGCCTACAAAGCAAAAGTCGAAGCTTTAGAGACACAG GTAGCAGAACTAAAAAACGAATTGGAAAACGAGCGCGAAGAAAAGATGATACAAAGCAACAAGGCTGCCATAAAGAGTGACGAAATTAGAGAGGTTCGGCAGTCGCTTGGTAAGTCACTGCTAGCTGTAGAAGAGGATGCCAACAATCTGCGAAGTATGCTTGGGAAATCGCTTCGGAAGATCGATCGATACACCGACGCTATTCGAAGAAATGGAGCATCACTCTCAGCTGACACAGACGGATCAACAGTGGATGCAAAAATCGATAACACGTCGGATGATGCGAGGTATGTTCGCTCATCAAAACGACGTACACGGTCTGCGGCTCACGTGAACGTAAAGGAGCGTGATAAATTTCTTGATGCGCCCTCTCCCGCTCGAACAGCACCATCGCAGATCATAGTGAATAATTCGGATTTCCATCGGGATGATTCGGAGCACATTTCTCCCCTAAGAAGGTACCGAAGGGAGAGGCAATCTGTAAATTATATCAAAAACACTACACAATAA